In Panacibacter ginsenosidivorans, the following proteins share a genomic window:
- a CDS encoding T9SS type A sorting domain-containing protein codes for MKANLLMTMLCACAVSVCSAQWVQQTTPTQNNLKAISFYNNRIGFAVGDGGTVLRTKNGGQTWQQMTAPSKDNLTSVTLLDSGIVIVTTATWESSPLVYRSEDAGATWLKSVSDTRNFYAAKTPAQRLFSVSDHIYESDDAGKQWAPQHDLNNTSTYTYIGFADENTGMVAGNVSGAFTYSAEFVRSADGGKNWYNSFVYNFPNANGFSTMDFVNTDTVFMFTNFYNRYSPGDSCQLIMLYHFRLRPGISNLEWYFKTKTLVPGFRDRLNACKFFANGTAYTVGDNGIIYNSSNYGKSWKPEYTGKSILHGIYMISESTGYVVGDGGLIMKRDSVVKNTPIRQMLPVKLYPNPAHDKATVSFNLEKQSKISVQVTDASGNIVTTRPAIILEKGTQQIILPVASLQRGIYQVNLISEGVVVGNSRLIIVR; via the coding sequence ATGAAGGCTAATCTACTAATGACAATGCTATGTGCATGTGCTGTGAGTGTATGTTCTGCCCAATGGGTGCAACAAACAACTCCAACGCAAAACAACTTAAAAGCAATTAGTTTTTACAACAATCGAATTGGTTTTGCAGTTGGAGACGGAGGAACAGTTTTACGTACAAAAAACGGGGGACAAACCTGGCAACAAATGACCGCACCATCTAAAGACAATCTTACTTCTGTAACACTATTGGATAGTGGTATTGTGATTGTAACAACTGCTACATGGGAAAGCAGTCCATTAGTCTACAGGTCTGAAGATGCCGGTGCTACATGGCTAAAATCGGTAAGTGATACACGAAATTTTTATGCGGCAAAAACTCCTGCACAGCGTTTGTTCTCTGTTAGTGATCATATTTACGAAAGCGATGATGCAGGAAAGCAATGGGCGCCACAACACGATCTTAACAACACAAGCACCTATACATACATTGGTTTTGCTGATGAAAATACAGGCATGGTTGCGGGAAATGTTTCAGGTGCATTTACCTATTCTGCAGAATTTGTTAGATCTGCAGACGGAGGAAAAAACTGGTACAATTCTTTTGTATATAATTTCCCTAATGCAAATGGTTTCAGCACCATGGATTTCGTAAACACTGATACTGTTTTTATGTTCACCAATTTTTACAACAGGTATAGCCCCGGAGATTCATGCCAACTGATAATGCTGTATCATTTTCGGTTGCGCCCCGGCATCAGCAATCTTGAATGGTATTTCAAAACAAAAACGCTGGTACCCGGTTTTCGTGACAGGTTGAATGCTTGTAAATTCTTTGCTAATGGAACTGCATATACTGTTGGGGACAATGGTATTATTTATAATTCTTCAAACTATGGTAAAAGCTGGAAGCCGGAATATACAGGAAAATCAATTTTACACGGCATATATATGATAAGTGAGTCAACTGGTTATGTAGTTGGCGATGGCGGCCTGATCATGAAACGAGACAGCGTTGTAAAAAATACACCGATAAGGCAAATGTTGCCTGTGAAATTATACCCTAATCCTGCGCATGATAAAGCAACAGTAAGTTTCAATTTGGAGAAGCAATCAAAGATTTCTGTACAGGTTACAGATGCCAGCGGAAACATTGTAACAACCAGACCTGCGATTATTTTAGAAAAAGGAACACAGCAAATTATTTTACCCGTTGCCAGTTTGCAACGTGGTATTTACCAGGTCAATTTAATTTCAGAAGGAGTCGTTGTTGGTAATTCAAGACTAATTATTGTTCGCTGA
- a CDS encoding MATE family efflux transporter, whose product MDAVTTNKSLQVEINNRQILKIAMPIAVSILVPQINFITNNIFLGGLGEQPLAVAGITGVYYLIFAVMGFGLNNGLQALIARRAGENRLHEIGNLFNHGIRITLVISAFSIIVTYLLAPVIFSFALHDETNVQMAIHFLYIRIWGLPFLYLYQMRNALLVGTNQSKWLIWGTLAETLTNIILDYALIYGQFGLPQMGFNGAAVASIIAEATGLLVMFFVIHKKGVADGFNIFGKHAYDGATIKLILNQSLPLIMQYVISVGSWEFFYILVEHHGERNLAISNTMRNIFGLFGCVTWAFAAASTTMVSNIIGQGLQHRVIELVTKITRLSVSFALIIFLLLNIAPALLLQVYGQSEDFIVAAVPVVRVVSVALIMMSFGTVWLNAVIGTGNTRINLAIEFAAITVYSIYAYIILERLFLSITIGWTAEWVYWFCMFTPAFFYLKSGKWKNKKI is encoded by the coding sequence ATGGATGCGGTTACTACAAATAAAAGTTTACAGGTTGAAATCAACAACAGGCAGATCCTGAAAATTGCCATGCCTATTGCTGTGTCTATTCTTGTGCCGCAGATAAATTTTATTACCAACAATATTTTTCTGGGCGGGCTTGGTGAGCAGCCACTTGCAGTTGCAGGTATTACCGGCGTATATTACCTCATTTTTGCAGTGATGGGTTTTGGGCTCAATAATGGTTTACAAGCATTGATTGCAAGACGTGCCGGCGAGAACAGGCTGCATGAAATTGGCAACCTTTTTAATCACGGTATTCGCATTACATTGGTTATTTCTGCATTTAGTATAATAGTTACTTATTTGCTGGCACCGGTCATTTTCAGTTTTGCATTGCACGATGAAACAAATGTGCAGATGGCAATACATTTTTTGTATATACGCATTTGGGGTTTGCCATTTTTATACCTCTATCAAATGCGCAATGCATTGCTGGTTGGCACCAATCAAAGTAAATGGCTTATATGGGGCACACTCGCTGAAACCCTTACCAATATTATACTTGACTACGCTTTGATCTATGGGCAATTTGGTTTGCCTCAAATGGGTTTCAACGGAGCAGCAGTTGCATCTATCATTGCAGAAGCTACCGGGTTGCTTGTTATGTTTTTTGTGATCCACAAAAAAGGTGTGGCAGATGGCTTTAATATTTTTGGCAAACATGCATATGATGGCGCTACCATAAAATTAATATTAAATCAATCTTTACCGCTGATAATGCAATATGTAATAAGCGTCGGAAGCTGGGAATTTTTTTACATTCTTGTAGAGCATCATGGTGAAAGAAATCTTGCAATTTCAAATACCATGCGCAACATCTTTGGTTTATTTGGCTGCGTTACATGGGCATTTGCAGCGGCATCTACAACAATGGTAAGCAATATTATTGGGCAGGGTTTGCAGCATCGTGTTATCGAACTGGTGACAAAAATTACCAGGCTAAGCGTATCATTTGCTTTGATCATTTTTTTATTGCTGAATATTGCACCCGCACTCTTATTACAGGTGTATGGGCAAAGCGAAGATTTTATTGTTGCTGCAGTTCCGGTTGTAAGAGTTGTATCAGTTGCGTTGATCATGATGTCTTTTGGCACTGTTTGGCTAAATGCTGTTATTGGCACAGGCAACACAAGAATAAACCTGGCAATTGAATTTGCAGCCATTACTGTTTACAGCATCTACGCATACATTATACTTGAAAGATTATTTTTATCCATTACCATCGGCTGGACGGCTGAATGGGTATATTGGTTCTGTATGTTCACACCTGCATTCTTCTATTTAAAGAGCGGAAAATGGAAGAACAAAAAGATATAA
- a CDS encoding DUF3822 family protein, which translates to MQINAYGMVNKNFGIYSDDLSGCDFMIETGSDYIACWCKDKAAGTVKAFEQFGFDVNAYTSFEKLFTDVQLHSRLLTTHFNNVYCIWGHETSICAPNELYSRGMAASAMELMFGAAIEQRSVIENTLGDCVISTAINEDAWDVYSRHYRITANMHKYYSLLKIQKPTDEEDKLHLVFYNNDVIISAYKKGALQLIQRFIYKTAEDVLYHILNICKTYRLPVAEVNIRCSGMIDNSSPLYSTLLSYLGDFSFEIPDKSLFAAEGFHEYPLHYFLSFCQHDV; encoded by the coding sequence TTGCAGATTAATGCGTATGGCATGGTGAATAAAAATTTTGGAATATACAGTGATGATCTTTCCGGTTGCGATTTTATGATCGAGACAGGAAGTGATTACATTGCCTGCTGGTGTAAGGATAAAGCGGCAGGAACTGTAAAAGCATTTGAACAATTTGGTTTTGACGTTAACGCTTATACGAGCTTTGAAAAATTGTTCACAGATGTGCAATTGCATTCGCGTTTGCTTACTACGCATTTCAACAATGTGTATTGCATATGGGGGCATGAAACCAGCATCTGTGCACCTAATGAATTGTATTCGCGTGGTATGGCAGCATCTGCAATGGAGCTTATGTTTGGCGCTGCAATTGAACAGAGAAGTGTGATTGAAAATACGCTGGGCGATTGTGTAATATCAACAGCCATTAATGAAGATGCATGGGATGTGTATAGCAGGCATTACCGCATTACAGCTAATATGCATAAATATTATTCGTTACTCAAAATTCAAAAACCAACGGATGAAGAGGATAAACTGCATCTCGTTTTTTATAACAATGACGTTATCATTTCTGCATATAAAAAGGGCGCTCTACAACTGATACAACGCTTTATTTATAAAACGGCAGAAGATGTATTGTACCATATACTCAATATTTGTAAAACATACCGGTTGCCTGTTGCAGAAGTAAATATCCGCTGTAGCGGGATGATAGATAATTCATCGCCGTTATACAGTACATTACTTTCTTACCTCGGAGATTTTTCTTTTGAAATACCTGACAAATCGCTTTTTGCCGCTGAAGGTTTTCATGAATACCCGCTGCATTATTTTTTATCATTCTGTCAACACGATGTATGA
- a CDS encoding RsmD family RNA methyltransferase — protein MRIISGKFGGRRINPPANMPHTRPTTDIAKEGLFNILQNRIHFEDIKTLDLFGGTGSISYELASRGAGNLTIIEKDSAMHSFIKKNVEMLGIENCKVLKMDVFNFLTNCNEQFDFIFAGPPYALGSIDELPKIIVSKNLIAKDGFFVLEHTPRNSYESFNGFSFVRNYGTTLFSFFISTLQQIF, from the coding sequence ATGAGAATTATTTCCGGAAAGTTTGGTGGACGGCGTATTAATCCGCCGGCAAATATGCCGCATACAAGACCTACAACAGACATAGCAAAGGAAGGCTTGTTCAATATTCTTCAGAACAGGATACATTTCGAAGACATTAAAACACTGGATCTTTTTGGGGGTACAGGAAGTATCAGTTATGAGCTTGCTTCCAGGGGCGCCGGCAACTTAACGATCATTGAAAAAGATAGTGCCATGCATTCATTCATTAAAAAAAACGTTGAAATGCTTGGTATAGAGAATTGCAAAGTGCTGAAGATGGATGTTTTCAATTTTCTTACGAATTGCAACGAGCAGTTTGATTTTATTTTTGCCGGCCCGCCTTATGCTTTGGGCAGTATTGATGAATTGCCAAAGATCATTGTTTCAAAAAATCTTATTGCGAAAGATGGCTTTTTTGTGTTAGAACATACGCCCAGAAATAGTTACGAAAGTTTTAACGGGTTTAGTTTTGTGAGGAATTACGGCACCACACTTTTTTCATTTTTTATTTCTACCCTACAGCAAATATTTTAA
- the bioD gene encoding dethiobiotin synthase — translation MQPIFITGIGTGIGKTIVSAIVTEALQADYWKPVQAGFDDGTDALLISELILNKDSIIYPEVYKLKLAASPHIAAREENIKIDLDLIADKYRQLATVKRQLIIEGAGGLLVPLNDNEFMLDLIRKLDAKVILVSRNYLGSINHSLLTAMVCKQHNINVPGWIFNDQYMQYEEEIVQWSGYKKLGSVSFNSTIDKNFIRREAEKISASLLAAL, via the coding sequence ATGCAACCAATTTTCATCACAGGCATTGGAACGGGCATCGGTAAAACAATTGTTTCAGCAATTGTAACAGAAGCATTGCAGGCAGATTATTGGAAACCTGTACAGGCAGGTTTTGATGATGGGACTGATGCCTTATTGATCAGTGAACTTATTTTAAACAAAGATTCAATCATTTACCCTGAGGTTTACAAACTCAAACTGGCAGCATCTCCTCACATTGCTGCAAGAGAAGAAAATATTAAAATTGATCTTGACCTGATCGCTGATAAATACCGGCAACTGGCAACAGTTAAAAGGCAACTTATTATAGAAGGTGCAGGCGGTTTACTCGTTCCTTTAAACGATAATGAATTCATGCTCGATCTTATCAGGAAACTTGATGCAAAGGTTATTTTAGTAAGCAGGAATTATTTGGGCAGCATCAATCATTCATTACTTACAGCAATGGTTTGTAAACAACATAACATTAATGTTCCCGGGTGGATATTCAATGATCAATATATGCAATATGAAGAAGAAATTGTGCAATGGTCGGGATATAAAAAATTAGGTTCCGTATCTTTCAATTCGACTATAGATAAAAATTTTATCAGAAGAGAAGCAGAAAAGATCAGTGCGTCTTTACTGGCAGCATTATGA
- a CDS encoding 5-formyltetrahydrofolate cyclo-ligase produces MTKKELRKIYKEKRAAIPSKEKLKLDDVLLINFQRLYFEDVAVLLTYWAKTDAQEPNTHLFSGFLRHSIPGLQLAYPKCDLNNYSMEALQVNEDTVYYSNQYGITEPKEGIIIEPAEIDLVFVPLLVCDNNGYRVGYGKGFYDRYLTRCRRDIIKIGFSYFDPVEKIDDKNDFDIPLDYCITPESVYEF; encoded by the coding sequence ATGACAAAAAAAGAGCTAAGAAAAATTTATAAAGAAAAACGTGCAGCTATTCCTTCAAAAGAGAAACTGAAGTTAGATGATGTCCTGCTCATCAATTTTCAGCGATTGTATTTTGAAGATGTTGCCGTATTGCTTACCTATTGGGCAAAAACAGATGCGCAGGAGCCCAACACACATTTATTCTCCGGCTTTTTAAGACATAGCATTCCTGGTTTGCAGCTTGCCTATCCAAAATGTGATCTCAACAACTACAGCATGGAAGCCTTGCAGGTAAATGAAGATACTGTATATTACAGCAATCAATATGGCATAACCGAACCAAAAGAAGGCATCATTATTGAGCCTGCAGAAATTGATCTTGTTTTTGTGCCTTTGCTTGTTTGTGATAATAATGGCTACCGTGTGGGCTATGGTAAGGGGTTTTATGATCGATATCTTACAAGATGTCGCCGGGATATAATAAAGATCGGCTTTAGTTATTTTGACCCCGTTGAAAAAATAGACGATAAGAATGACTTTGATATACCTTTAGATTATTGTATTACGCCAGAAAGTGTTTATGAATTTTAA
- the lpxK gene encoding tetraacyldisaccharide 4'-kinase encodes MNFNSLFLKSFRLLLLPFALLYGVIVIIRNILYDKKILRSSEFNFPLICVGNLSVGGTGKSPMVEYLIQLLRPHFKVATVSRGYKRKTKGYVLAKDNTTALEIGDEPMQFHINFPDIAVAVGEERIVAIPQLLHDKPDTQAIILDDAFQHREVRAGLNILLTQYDDLFTNDFFLPTGDLRDQKASYQRADVIIVTKCPATITDDARKEIINEIEPLAHQKIFFTAIEYGVPYHISNHSFRKISNEDEVLLVCGIANPKPLKDYIFDNAATYYQMDYSDHHIFRIDDLKDIRKKYEGITADKKMIITTEKDAVRLIKFTEELRDMHLYVLPIRHKFLFNAGSEFDELVVNFIRNFKMREEVVEE; translated from the coding sequence ATGAATTTTAACTCGCTTTTCCTCAAATCATTTCGCTTATTGTTGCTGCCGTTTGCTTTGCTATACGGGGTTATTGTCATCATCAGGAATATTTTGTACGATAAGAAAATCCTGCGTTCATCAGAGTTCAATTTTCCTTTGATATGCGTGGGCAATCTTTCTGTTGGTGGCACGGGCAAATCGCCGATGGTGGAATACCTTATCCAGTTGCTGCGTCCACATTTTAAAGTTGCCACTGTAAGCCGCGGTTATAAACGCAAAACTAAAGGCTATGTGCTGGCAAAAGACAACACCACTGCATTGGAAATTGGCGATGAGCCCATGCAATTCCATATCAATTTTCCTGACATAGCTGTTGCTGTTGGTGAAGAAAGAATTGTAGCCATTCCCCAGTTATTGCACGATAAACCAGATACACAAGCCATTATTTTAGATGATGCATTTCAACATCGTGAAGTAAGAGCGGGGCTTAATATTTTGCTTACACAATATGATGATCTTTTTACCAACGATTTTTTTCTTCCGACAGGAGATTTACGAGATCAAAAAGCTTCTTACCAAAGAGCTGATGTAATTATTGTAACAAAATGTCCTGCTACAATTACAGATGATGCACGCAAAGAGATCATCAATGAAATTGAACCATTGGCGCATCAGAAGATTTTCTTTACCGCAATTGAATATGGTGTTCCCTATCATATCAGCAATCACAGCTTCAGAAAAATTTCAAATGAAGATGAAGTGCTGCTGGTATGTGGTATTGCCAATCCAAAGCCTTTAAAAGATTATATCTTTGACAATGCTGCAACTTATTATCAAATGGACTACAGCGATCACCATATTTTCAGGATTGATGACCTTAAGGATATCCGTAAAAAATATGAGGGCATTACTGCAGATAAAAAAATGATCATAACCACAGAGAAAGATGCAGTGCGTTTAATAAAATTCACAGAAGAATTGCGTGATATGCATTTGTATGTGTTGCCCATCCGGCACAAATTTTTATTTAATGCGGGCAGTGAATTTGATGAGCTGGTTGTGAATTTTATCCGCAACTTTAAAATGAGAGAAGAAGTAGTTGAAGAATAA
- the rnr gene encoding ribonuclease R, translating into MAKKNKNKHNKGHDAQALKGNLEITRSGIGYVVISDGTGDVLVRPGSFNNALHGDTVRVKVTKMNPLNGRREGRITEIVSRKQTEFVGTLQLATNYAFFVADSDKPMPDIFIPLQNVHGAKNKDKVVVRMLQWESADKNPVGEVVSVMKPEDANDMAMKEILTEGGFPLSFSDDVLEESERLPDIISKSEIDKRKDFRDVLTFTIDPVDAKDFDDALSIRILNSGLYEIGVHIADVSHYVEPETKLDEEAYKRATSVYLPDRVNPMLPERISNELCSLRPNEDKLTFSAVFQMDVHGKVKNHWIGRTAIHSDHRFTYEDVQEIIEKGEGKFSEEIILLNRIARSLRKVRFDKGAINFSSQEVRFKLDEKGKPIGIVIKESKEAHQLIEEFMLLANRTVAEYIGKIKVNKKPVPFPYRVHDTPDEQKLLPFIEFAKKYGHKFDISSPERIAESFNAMLADVNGKPEQHVLEQLGIRTMAKASYNTENIGHYGLGFEDYCHFTSPIRRYPDVLVHRVLESCLQGRPIIDKKMDEKCKHTSERERAAMDCERASNKYKQVEFLKDHLGEVFEGVVSGVSSFGFWVETVAHKCEGLVNITSLSDYDDFRHIESDYALVGRRSGRAFRMGDKVFIRVVAANLDKRQLDYEWVLKPDEESEVKTEKSRVKKEKSKGTVRKPKKEK; encoded by the coding sequence ATGGCTAAAAAAAATAAGAACAAACACAACAAAGGTCATGATGCACAGGCATTGAAAGGCAATTTAGAGATAACACGTTCCGGAATTGGATACGTGGTAATAAGTGACGGAACCGGCGATGTGCTGGTAAGACCGGGAAGTTTTAATAATGCGCTGCATGGAGATACTGTGCGTGTAAAAGTTACCAAAATGAATCCGCTGAATGGCAGGCGGGAAGGGCGCATTACGGAAATTGTGTCGCGTAAGCAAACAGAATTTGTGGGCACCTTACAACTTGCTACCAACTATGCATTTTTTGTTGCAGACAGTGATAAACCAATGCCTGATATTTTTATTCCGCTGCAAAATGTGCATGGTGCAAAAAATAAAGACAAGGTTGTGGTGCGCATGCTGCAATGGGAAAGTGCAGATAAAAATCCTGTGGGCGAAGTTGTGAGTGTGATGAAGCCTGAAGATGCGAATGACATGGCGATGAAAGAAATTCTTACAGAAGGCGGATTCCCTTTGTCGTTTAGTGATGATGTGCTGGAAGAAAGTGAACGTTTACCTGATATAATAAGTAAGAGTGAGATCGATAAACGAAAAGATTTTCGTGATGTATTGACTTTTACAATAGACCCGGTTGATGCAAAAGATTTTGATGATGCATTATCTATCCGCATATTGAATTCTGGTTTGTACGAGATAGGTGTTCACATTGCAGATGTTAGTCATTATGTAGAGCCCGAAACAAAACTTGATGAAGAAGCTTATAAACGTGCAACATCAGTGTATTTGCCTGATCGTGTAAACCCCATGTTGCCGGAAAGGATTTCGAATGAATTATGTTCATTAAGACCAAATGAAGACAAGCTTACTTTCTCTGCCGTTTTTCAAATGGATGTACATGGCAAAGTAAAAAATCACTGGATCGGCAGAACAGCGATACATTCAGATCATCGTTTCACATACGAAGATGTACAGGAAATAATTGAAAAAGGAGAAGGTAAATTCAGTGAAGAGATTATTTTACTCAACCGCATTGCACGCAGCCTGCGAAAGGTAAGATTTGATAAAGGCGCTATTAATTTTTCTTCACAGGAAGTGCGTTTTAAGTTAGATGAAAAAGGAAAACCCATTGGCATTGTAATTAAAGAAAGTAAAGAAGCGCATCAATTGATTGAAGAGTTTATGTTGCTGGCAAACAGAACGGTTGCAGAATATATTGGTAAAATAAAAGTAAACAAGAAGCCTGTTCCTTTCCCCTACCGTGTACATGATACACCAGATGAACAAAAGCTTTTACCGTTTATTGAGTTTGCAAAAAAGTACGGTCACAAGTTTGATATAAGCTCTCCTGAACGCATTGCAGAAAGCTTCAACGCTATGCTTGCAGATGTAAACGGAAAGCCTGAGCAGCATGTGCTTGAACAGCTTGGCATACGTACCATGGCAAAGGCTTCTTATAACACGGAGAATATCGGTCATTACGGTTTAGGCTTTGAAGATTATTGTCATTTTACATCACCTATCCGCCGTTATCCCGATGTGCTGGTGCATCGCGTACTGGAATCATGTTTACAGGGCAGGCCCATCATCGACAAAAAGATGGATGAGAAATGCAAGCACACCAGCGAACGTGAACGTGCTGCAATGGATTGCGAACGCGCCTCTAATAAATACAAACAGGTTGAGTTTTTGAAAGATCATCTTGGTGAAGTGTTTGAAGGCGTTGTAAGTGGTGTTTCATCTTTCGGTTTTTGGGTGGAGACTGTTGCACACAAATGCGAAGGTCTGGTGAACATAACAAGCCTTAGCGATTATGATGACTTCCGCCACATAGAAAGCGATTATGCGTTGGTGGGCAGAAGAAGTGGCAGAGCATTCCGCATGGGTGATAAAGTTTTTATTCGCGTGGTTGCAGCCAATCTTGATAAACGACAACTCGATTATGAATGGGTGCTGAAACCTGATGAAGAAAGCGAAGTGAAAACTGAAAAATCAAGAGTCAAAAAAGAGAAGAGCAAAGGAACGGTTAGGAAGCCCAAGAAAGAGAAATAG
- a CDS encoding CvfB family protein, producing MQDDNAIFTAYIFFMIQVGVYNTLKVSRKVDFGFYLDDGKEGILLPVRFAPKDLRIGDEIKVFLYHDSDNRLIATTQEPKGIVGDIVKLKCVSTTEHGAFLDWGLMKDIFVAKSQQLARMKVGGEYVVKIYIDEQTGRIAATEKIEKQISNEELTVKEGEEADLYVQRISDLGYVMLINGKHNGLLHFNDVFRDIHVGDRLKGFIKTIRADNKIDIILDRPGYSKVENETEKILRLLKDNNGYLPYHDKSTPEDIYSFFGMSKKTFKMSTGALYKQHKIDFAKNGIVLVE from the coding sequence ATGCAGGATGATAATGCTATCTTTACGGCATATATTTTTTTCATGATACAGGTTGGTGTTTATAATACGCTCAAAGTTTCCCGCAAAGTAGATTTCGGTTTTTATCTTGATGATGGTAAAGAAGGTATTCTGTTGCCTGTAAGATTTGCACCAAAAGATCTGCGTATTGGTGATGAAATAAAAGTATTTCTCTATCATGATTCTGATAACCGTTTAATCGCTACAACACAGGAGCCCAAAGGTATTGTTGGTGATATTGTAAAACTCAAATGTGTAAGTACAACAGAGCACGGCGCATTCCTGGACTGGGGATTGATGAAAGATATTTTTGTAGCCAAGTCCCAGCAGCTTGCACGTATGAAAGTTGGTGGCGAATACGTTGTAAAAATTTATATTGATGAACAAACGGGGCGTATCGCGGCAACAGAAAAAATTGAAAAGCAGATCAGTAATGAGGAGCTGACTGTAAAAGAAGGCGAAGAAGCTGATCTGTATGTTCAGCGTATAAGCGATCTTGGCTATGTAATGCTCATCAACGGAAAACACAATGGCCTGCTGCATTTCAATGATGTGTTTCGTGATATTCATGTTGGAGACAGGTTGAAAGGTTTTATTAAGACCATTCGCGCCGATAATAAGATAGATATTATTCTTGACAGGCCTGGTTATAGTAAAGTGGAAAATGAAACGGAGAAAATATTACGCTTATTAAAGGATAATAATGGTTACCTGCCTTATCATGATAAAAGTACACCTGAAGATATTTACAGCTTCTTTGGTATGAGCAAGAAAACTTTTAAGATGAGTACCGGTGCATTATACAAACAACATAAAATAGATTTTGCTAAGAACGGGATCGTATTGGTAGAGTAA
- a CDS encoding Gfo/Idh/MocA family protein: MAIKVLVVGCGNMGASHAMAYHITDDFEICGIVARGKSKETLNEKLGGGYALFNDYATALEATNPDAVCISTYPDTHEQYAIMAFEKGCHVFIEKPLADTVKGSQRVADAAKKAGKKLVIGYILRHHPSWEKFIEIAHTLGKPLVMRMNLNQQSHGYMWDVHRNLMKSLSPIVDCGVHYIDVMCQMTRSKPVQVNAIGARLTEDIPEGNYNYGQLQIRFEDGSVGWYEAGWGPMISETAFFVKDVIGPKGCVSIVAENAGGKGKSDSVESHTKTEAIRVHRAEIDISNEFQFPDEWIHLEDEPDHQELCNREQRYFLKAITEDVDLTDHVEDAVNSLRIAFACDESVRTGQVVKL; the protein is encoded by the coding sequence ATGGCAATAAAAGTATTGGTAGTCGGGTGCGGAAACATGGGCGCATCGCATGCAATGGCATATCATATAACAGATGACTTTGAAATTTGCGGCATAGTGGCAAGAGGCAAAAGCAAAGAAACATTGAATGAAAAACTTGGCGGGGGTTATGCGTTGTTCAATGATTATGCAACTGCGCTTGAGGCTACAAACCCCGATGCGGTATGTATTTCAACGTATCCTGATACGCATGAGCAATACGCCATCATGGCTTTTGAAAAAGGTTGTCATGTGTTTATAGAAAAGCCATTGGCAGATACAGTAAAGGGCTCACAGCGTGTTGCAGATGCCGCAAAGAAAGCGGGAAAGAAACTGGTGATCGGCTATATTCTTCGCCATCATCCATCGTGGGAGAAGTTTATTGAAATAGCGCACACGCTTGGTAAACCATTGGTAATGCGCATGAATTTGAACCAGCAGAGTCATGGTTATATGTGGGATGTGCATCGCAATTTGATGAAGAGCCTGAGCCCGATCGTAGATTGTGGTGTGCATTATATTGATGTGATGTGCCAGATGACACGCAGCAAACCGGTGCAGGTAAACGCAATAGGAGCAAGACTTACAGAAGATATACCCGAAGGCAACTACAATTATGGACAGTTACAGATTCGTTTTGAAGATGGCAGTGTTGGCTGGTACGAAGCAGGCTGGGGACCCATGATCAGTGAGACCGCATTCTTTGTGAAAGATGTGATTGGTCCGAAAGGTTGTGTGTCGATTGTTGCTGAGAATGCAGGGGGCAAAGGCAAGTCAGATTCTGTTGAATCTCATACCAAGACAGAAGCCATACGTGTGCATCGCGCAGAAATAGATATTAGTAATGAATTTCAATTTCCCGATGAATGGATTCATCTGGAAGATGAACCTGACCACCAGGAATTGTGCAACAGAGAGCAGCGGTATTTTTTAAAAGCTATAACAGAAGATGTTGATCTTACAGATCATGTAGAAGATGCAGTAAATAGTTTGCGTATTGCATTTGCGTGTGATGAAAGTGTAAGAACAGGGCAGGTGGTTAAGTTATAA